A genomic segment from Ptychodera flava strain L36383 chromosome 23 unlocalized genomic scaffold, AS_Pfla_20210202 Scaffold_23__1_contigs__length_28996876_pilon, whole genome shotgun sequence encodes:
- the LOC139123454 gene encoding uncharacterized protein: MDPISSQPACFTSTLKNRLLTECKDFLEKFACKVFVIVSEDGLSSQYIGSQDFVREFLTTGLKVKPGDVNVGLCPTATVQSTDGHIMGVPSEETYEDSKNLNNLVKKEDVFLEEYTSSFDLANAPTHLHNDVINIAVDKSRSGELAIAEESAEIGNKLTEAEVMDDMRNTGEPDNDVLKFDEECTETVRESGSCEDNQQREMEVEETQCIGTLKNQEKSNQIYPIALRQNIREMVSASIDASPSAFERSYDENGDITIDETNNEDNSSDADTNQINTLVESCNGSSKNGNEKPKFKRKKHEREGKLMMTDEGLEIHKERIRKAMIDDKPYTCEKCGKGYKQQQGLSLHMSLGVCVRQKCKYCGLEFLLRTGKSIWLILMQKRYQCFHATIVIEHLLIAQQDQTIYCQNIPMMYLNVMCVSVSFPIVVL, translated from the exons ATGGATCCAATATCTTCACAACCAGCTTGTTTTACAAGCACGCTGAAAAATCGACTGCTCACAGAA TGTAAAGATTTCCTGGAGAAGTTTGCTTGCAAAGTGTTTGTCATTGTCTCTGAAGATGGGCTGTCATCTCAGTATATTGGAAGTCAAGACTTTGTCAGAGAATTTTTAACAACGGGACTGAAAGTAAAACCAGGTGATGTTAATGTTGGGCTGTGTCCTACTGCTACTGTCCAAAGTACTGATGGACATATCATGGGTGTACCATCAGAGGAAACTTATGAGGACAGTAAAAATCTTAACAATCTTGTAAAGAAGGAAGATGTATTCTTGGAGGAATATACTTCGTCGTTCGACCTTGCAAATGCAcctactcatttgcataatgatgTCATCAATATAGCTGTTGATAAGAGCAGATCAGGAGAGCTGGCCATTGCGGAGGAAAGTGCTGAAATAGGCAACAAACTAACTGAAGCTGAAGTTATGGATGACATGAGAAATACTGGTGAACCAGACAATGATGTACTGAAATTTGATGAGGAATGTACTGAAACTGTGAGAGAAAGTGGATCATGTGAAGACAATCAGCAAAGAGAGATGGAGGTTGAAGAAACACAGTGTATAGGAACTTTGAAAAATCAGGAGAAGAGTAATCAAATTTATCCAATAG CTCTCCGTCAAAATATTCGAGAGATGGTAAGCGCTTCCATTGATGCTTCACCATCAGCCTTTGAAAGAAGTTACGACGAAAACGGTGACATAACAATAGATGAAACAAATAATGAAGACAACTCCAGCGATGCTGATACAAATCAAATAAATACTTTGGTCGAGAGCTGCAATGGATCGTCaaaaaatggaaatgaaaaacCAAAGTTTAAGAGAAAGAAACATGAACGTGAGGGAAAGCTAATGATGACAGATGAAGGGCTGGAAATTCACAAAGAGAGAATACGGAAAGCTATGATTGATGATAAACCATACACTTGTGAGAAATGTGGTAAGGGTTATAAACAACAGCAAGGGTTGAGTTTACATATGTCATTGGGCGTTTGTGTCAGACAGAAATGTAAGTATTGTGGATTGGAATTTCTTCTTAGGACTGGCAAAAGCATATGGTTGATTCTCATGCAGAAGAGATACCAGTGTTTCCATGCAACTATTGTGATCGAACATTTATTAATTGCGCAACAAGATCAAACCATATACTGTCAAAACATTCCAATGATGTATTTGAATGTGATGTGTGTAAGCGTGTCTTTTCCTATCGTAGTGCTCTAA